GAGAAAGGCACAGGTGCTTTCTCCTTTTTTGGTGCGGGTCCAGGCGCCGAATGTGCGAGCCGGTGTGTTTGACCCGGTCAGTGGTTTGATGAGTTTTGAGACAGGCGCCCAGATTCAGCTCTTTGAGGGGCATGGATTGAGCTGGGAGAGTCCCGAAACTGTGCGATTTGAGGTTACGTCTGAACAAGCGGAACTCCTGAACGCCCGATTCGTGCTCGGCCATGCAAAGCTTGAGTTCCAAGTTTTGCCGGTGAGTTATGCCGATTTTGAGCGCTCGTTTTGTGAGACAGGCGTTGAAGAGGCTTTGATCGTAGGACACGTCTTGAGTGTGAGAATCGTGGATGAAATCGGCCAACCGATGGCGAAATGGACTTCGGAACTCGGGCACAGAATCAACGTCCTTCGGGCCCACCGCTTGCCCACTTATCTCGGTGAGCTCGAACCGAGGGTTTCGGTTTCCGGCTTCAAGCTCACGCCGGACCTTCCGGCGCTCATCAAGGACCGAGCTGGCAAGACGGTTGAAGCTGAGCTCCAGACCATGCTCTTCACTTGTTATGTCAAGGGCCTGAAGCGCCACCCTCGGCTCCAAGGTGCGTTATCTGTGAGTTGGAAAACCGGCGACGCGAGGAGTCCGAGAATTTCTGTGGATTCGCTTCATAATTCCACCACAAGTGCCTGCGTGCTAAAGAAAATCTCCCGACTCGCCGAGATTCAGTTCGATGCCGTCCCGAAAAACACACAAATCTCGCTGACGATTTTCATGAAACTTGACCCGAGAAAGAGCCTCTGAAACAAGGTAGTGTCTTGAACTGAACCTCGGTTTGCCCGACACACCGGAATTGGATGTCTTCTCAGCTTAAAAAACCTATCGAGTCCCTCGGGCGCGGACTTATCAGAAATGTAGAGGAAGTTGGGCATATGGCGATTATGCTGGGCCAGACCGCCGTATGGTTGGTGCGCCCACCCTATCGCCCAAGGATCTTCCTTCAGGCACTCGATCAGGTTGGCGTCGGTTCTGTTTTCATCGTCATCTTTACGGGTATCTTCACCGGACTTGTCCTGGCCTACCAGTCGATCATCGCGTTCGCGATGTTCAATGCGCAGACTCTCGTGGGCGGAACGGTGGCCGTCTCCATGGTGCGCGAGCTCGGCCCAGTGCTCACGGGCCTGATGGTTGCTGGCCGCACAGGTAGCGCCATGACTACCGAAATCGGGACGATGAGAGTCTCTGAACAAATCGACGCGATGAGTGTGATGGCCGTCAACCCCATCCAGTATCTTGTGGCGCCTCGTGTTGTGGCTGGGTTGATTACGATTCCACTCCTGACCTTGCTCTTCAATTTCGTGGGGATCGTAGCTTCGTACGTACTTTCGGTGAATATCATGGGCATCGACCCGGGTATTTTCATCCAGAAAATTAAAGATTTCGTGACGCCTTTTGACCTCTTCGCCACAGCCCTCAAAGGGGCTTGCTTCGGGGTAGCCATCACAGTGATCGCCTGTTACAAAGGCTTCTTCGCGTCTGGTGGTGCAAAGGGCGTTGGAGAAGCCACCACGTCGAGTGTGGTGACCAGCAGCATAGCTATTCTGGTAATCGACTACATTCTCACACTATTTCTCTGGTAAGAACCACCACCATGAAACTCGCAGACCTCGCCACCCCATTTAGAGTTGGACTCCTGGTTATCGCCGGGATTGTGGCCACCATGTACATGTTCACTCAGGTGAGCTCGAAGCCTGAGGGCGACGAGGGTGTTGAGGTTTTCGTCATGCTAGACAACGCCTCGGGCCTGGCCGAACAATCATTCATTGCGATGGCTGGAATTCAGGTGGGACGGATTCAGAAGATTTCTCTCGCCGACGGACGTGCCAGAATTGACCTCTCTGTGCGCGGCGATATCCCCATTTATCAGGGCGTTCTCGGGGAAGACGGGGTTTGGAGAAATGGCGCCACTGTTCAAGCAAAACAGGTGAGCTTTATCGGGGATTATTTCCTCGAACTCACGCCTGGCATCGACGGCAAGCGGCTCGAAGACGGCGACGAAATCAAGATCGTGGTCAGCTCCACAAGCGTGGACGAGATTATGGCCAAGATGAACGATATTGCGACCGATATCTCAAAGGTCACCAATTCGCTCGCTGAGGTGTTCGGGTCTGACGAGGGCAAGGAAAGCCTGAAAGAACTCCTCGTCAACCTTCAAGTCATGGTGGAATCACTCAACCAATTTGTGGGTGAGAACACGCCGAAGCTCGACCGTATCCTCTCCAATGTTGATAATATCGCTGCGGATTTCGAGGCCCTCTCGGGGCCTTCAGCCGAGTCTGTAGAGAATATCCTTCGTGATACCGAGGCCATAGTTCAAGAGGTGCGCTTTATCGTGGGCCAGAGTTCCACAGATTTGCAGTCGGGATTGGGCACCCTGAAGGGTACATTGTCCAGGCTTCAAGCCACCCTCGACTCGTTGAATTATTCACTGCAAAACGTGCAAGATATCACTGACAAGATCAATGAAGGCGAAGGAACGTTGGGCGAGCTCGTCAACAATCCAGCAATTGCTCAGCGCACTGAAGAAATCCTGACCGATGCTGGCGATTTGTTGGGCCGCGTCACAAAACTCAAGACCATCATCGAGCTTAGGACAGAGTATCACGCACGAAATTCTCAGTTCAAAAACATCATCGGGCTAAGGCTTAAGCCAAACGAAGATAAATACTATTTGATCGAGCTCGTGGATGATTACCGAGGGTTCACCGAGATTTACACCACCGATGTCAACACGACCAATGCGGACGACCCGGACGCACAGTTCAGGGAGACCCGCGTAGAGACCACCGACCGATTCAAGGTGTCACTGCTTTACGGCCAGGCGTTTGAGATCAACCCATGGCTCGCTATCGGTGGGCGTTTCGGCCTGATTGAGAGCACTGGTGGCGTGGGTGCGGAGCTCTTCCTTCTTCCGGATCGCGCGCTGATGGTTCAAGCTGACGTGTTCTCGTTTAGCTACGATATCAATCCGCGCGTAAGAACAACGGCCACGTTGGACTTCCTCACCCATTTCTACATCGCGGCAGGTGTCGATGACATCTTCAACGACCGCACTGAGTACTTCTTCGGCGGCGGCTTGCGCTTTGACGACGAAGACCTGAAGGCGATCTTGACGACCACAGGCGTGCCGTCTCCCTGAGATTAAAAGCGGGCCAATAGCCAATCAGGTGTGTTGGCCGGGCTCGAGGGTGATGACCTCTGTATCTAGCCCGAGGTTCTTCAACTCGGCCTTGAATGCGGCAGGAGTTCCGGTCAAGAGAG
This Microvenator marinus DNA region includes the following protein-coding sequences:
- a CDS encoding MlaE family ABC transporter permease, which translates into the protein MSSQLKKPIESLGRGLIRNVEEVGHMAIMLGQTAVWLVRPPYRPRIFLQALDQVGVGSVFIVIFTGIFTGLVLAYQSIIAFAMFNAQTLVGGTVAVSMVRELGPVLTGLMVAGRTGSAMTTEIGTMRVSEQIDAMSVMAVNPIQYLVAPRVVAGLITIPLLTLLFNFVGIVASYVLSVNIMGIDPGIFIQKIKDFVTPFDLFATALKGACFGVAITVIACYKGFFASGGAKGVGEATTSSVVTSSIAILVIDYILTLFLW
- a CDS encoding MlaD family protein encodes the protein MKLADLATPFRVGLLVIAGIVATMYMFTQVSSKPEGDEGVEVFVMLDNASGLAEQSFIAMAGIQVGRIQKISLADGRARIDLSVRGDIPIYQGVLGEDGVWRNGATVQAKQVSFIGDYFLELTPGIDGKRLEDGDEIKIVVSSTSVDEIMAKMNDIATDISKVTNSLAEVFGSDEGKESLKELLVNLQVMVESLNQFVGENTPKLDRILSNVDNIAADFEALSGPSAESVENILRDTEAIVQEVRFIVGQSSTDLQSGLGTLKGTLSRLQATLDSLNYSLQNVQDITDKINEGEGTLGELVNNPAIAQRTEEILTDAGDLLGRVTKLKTIIELRTEYHARNSQFKNIIGLRLKPNEDKYYLIELVDDYRGFTEIYTTDVNTTNADDPDAQFRETRVETTDRFKVSLLYGQAFEINPWLAIGGRFGLIESTGGVGAELFLLPDRALMVQADVFSFSYDINPRVRTTATLDFLTHFYIAAGVDDIFNDRTEYFFGGGLRFDDEDLKAILTTTGVPSP